Part of the Bacillus cereus group sp. RP43 genome is shown below.
TAATTTTGTTCCACCAGCGTAAGAAATAGAGGATTGAAGATCTTGTTCCATTTCGATTAAAGTGTCTTCTAAAGAACCTTTATGCTCAACGAACATTTTCTTACCTTCAACGTTTTTCTTCTCACCTTTTTGGAATTCAGAAGCTGAGCCGAAGTACTCTTTATAAAGTTTGCCATCTTTTTCGATTGTTTCCCCTGGAGATTCTTCATGACCAGCGAATAGAGAACCGACCATAACCATAGTTGCTCCAAATCGAATTGATTTAGCTACGTCGCCATGTGTACGAATACCACCGTCAGCGATAATTGGCTTACTTGCAGCTTTTGCACACCAGCGAAGTGCAGCTAGCTGCCAACCGCCAGTTCCAAAGCCTGTTTTAATTTTAGTAATACAAACTTTGCCAGGTCCAATACCAACTTTTGTTGCATCAGCACCAGCGTTTTCTAATTCTCTTACCGCTTCTGGAGTTCCAACGTTTCCAGCGATAACGAAGCTTTCTGGTAAATGTTTTTTAATATGTTGAATCATGTTGATCACAGCATTAGAGTGACCATGTGCGATATCGATTGTAATGTATTCAGGTGAAAGTTGCTCAGCAGCTAATTGTTGTACGAATTCGTACTCGTCTTCTTTAACACCAACGCTAATTGAAGCAATTAATCCACGTGATTGCATATCTCTAATGAATGAAATTCGTTTCTCTGGTTGGAAACGATGCATGATATAGAAGTAATTATTTTCAGCTAAATAAGTTGCGATTCTTTCATCGATAATCGTTTGCATATTTGCAGGTACGACAGGTAATTTAAATTTATGTTTTCCTAAAGTGACAGTTGTATCACATTCAGATCGGCTATTTACAATGCATTTTGCAGGAATTAATTGAATGTCTTCATAGTCAAATACGTTTTCCATCATTTACACCCCTAAAATACGAATATTTTATTTTTATTGATTAAAAATGTTCGTCCATAGGATAATTTACATCATTTTTATTAAGAAGTCAAAGATTTTCTTAACATTTTTTTTGAAAGAAGCTAATATCTTTTAAAAATAACGTTAAAAACGAATTTAAATAGTTTTTATATGCATAACGTTCGTTTATAAAAAAAGTAAGGAAAGTTGCGATAATTGCATAAAATTGCATGTGTGCTTCTTATTTTGGGTGAGGGGGCTGGGGAAATACTATGAAAAAGCTAATACTAACAATAGGAATAACTTTGTTGGGTGTTGCCGGATGTAGCAATAATGATGCATTTGATAAGGCGAAGAAACAAGGAGATTTAGCACTGGAAAATAAAGAATACGATAGAGCATTCGCGTCTTTTGAATTAGCATTAAAAGAAAATAAGGATGACCGAGAAGTAAGGCTGAAGATGAATCAAACGAATAAAATGATTGAAGTATTGCAGGAAAGTAATATAGACCGGGCAATTTCGTTATTGAGGGAAATTGAAAATGATTCTGCTAGTTCAGTTATATTAGCCAAACAAGCAAAAGAAAAACGAGAAGCTTTATCTAATCAAAAAGATGAGGAAGAAAAATATAAGCAAATGCTTGCTAAAGTAGAAGAGTTGAAAAACCAACAGAAGTTTGTGGATGTAAAAGAGCAACTGAACGTAATTATTAGGGAAACGAAAGGGAAAGAACAGTTTAAAATATATTATCAAAATGCGAATGAACAAATTACACAGATTGTGCCGAGGGCAGTAGAGGTAGATAAAACAAAAGATGAGAATAGTAAGGAAGAAAAGGTAATAGAAGAGAAGCCGAAGAAAGAAAGTGTTATTACCGGTCAGAAGGCAGAATATATTGCTAAACTAAACAGTATTGAGGAGAGTTTGAAGAAACTCGATTACTTATATGAGAACGGAATTACAACTGAAATGAAAGAAGGAGAAGTTAGAAGATACGATGCATGGGATCAAGCTTTAAATGAGATTTATGGTGTTTTGAAAAATCAACTTTCTACAAGTGAAATGAACACTTTGAGAGAGAAACAGCGTGAATGGATTACGTATCGAGATCGCAAGGCGGAAGAAGCTTGGAATGAATCTGGACAGGGAACATTGTCAGGGATAGCAACTATTTCATCGAATGCAACTAGTACGAGGGAAAGGTGCTATCAGTTAGTTGAACAGTATATGAAGTGATAGAGGTTTATTTTTATAATGGAATAATTTTTTGAAATAGAAAATTTCTATATAAAAAGGTGGATTACGAATGATTCGCCTTTTTATGTGAGCTTTCAAGTATAATGAATAAGGTGATAATAACGTATATGATGATTCATTGATAGGAAAAGCGAAAAAAGAAAATAATATAGAATAAAAAGAGGTTAATATATGAGTAAAAAAAGTTTTTCTGATTATGCATTAAGTAAAGAAATTGTAAGAGCGCTTACTGGTTTAGGATATGAACATCCAACGGAAGTGCAAGGAGAGGTTATTCCAGTTGCCTTGCAAAAGAAAGACCTTGTCGTGAAATCACAGACTGGAAGTGGAAAAACCGCTTCATTTGGCATACCACTTTGTGAAATGGTGGAGTGGGAA
Proteins encoded:
- the guaC gene encoding GMP reductase, which codes for MENVFDYEDIQLIPAKCIVNSRSECDTTVTLGKHKFKLPVVPANMQTIIDERIATYLAENNYFYIMHRFQPEKRISFIRDMQSRGLIASISVGVKEDEYEFVQQLAAEQLSPEYITIDIAHGHSNAVINMIQHIKKHLPESFVIAGNVGTPEAVRELENAGADATKVGIGPGKVCITKIKTGFGTGGWQLAALRWCAKAASKPIIADGGIRTHGDVAKSIRFGATMVMVGSLFAGHEESPGETIEKDGKLYKEYFGSASEFQKGEKKNVEGKKMFVEHKGSLEDTLIEMEQDLQSSISYAGGTKLDAIRTVDYVVVKNSIFNGDKVY
- a CDS encoding lysozyme inhibitor LprI family protein, producing MKKLILTIGITLLGVAGCSNNDAFDKAKKQGDLALENKEYDRAFASFELALKENKDDREVRLKMNQTNKMIEVLQESNIDRAISLLREIENDSASSVILAKQAKEKREALSNQKDEEEKYKQMLAKVEELKNQQKFVDVKEQLNVIIRETKGKEQFKIYYQNANEQITQIVPRAVEVDKTKDENSKEEKVIEEKPKKESVITGQKAEYIAKLNSIEESLKKLDYLYENGITTEMKEGEVRRYDAWDQALNEIYGVLKNQLSTSEMNTLREKQREWITYRDRKAEEAWNESGQGTLSGIATISSNATSTRERCYQLVEQYMK